The Streptomyces sp. NBC_00344 genome includes a window with the following:
- a CDS encoding EamA family transporter, which produces MRPLHLALAVAVAAVWGINFTVVEVGLGHFPPLLFSALRFLVAALPAVFFVGRPGVPRMSVVSIGLVLGVAQFGLLFTGMDHGMDAGLSSLVLQVQAVFTALFAAVALGERPGRARIAGMAVALAGVAVAAVDEGLSGPLTAFALVVAAAACWGASNVLTRRAAPPDGFSFMIWVSTVPVLPLLGLSLLFEGPRADAEAMASIDWGGAGIIVYVAWVTTVFGFGAWGYLLRHHPASSVAPFSLLVPVFGMSSAALVLHESITPLRWCAAVLLVGGVALTSLPGSRSASRGTPARQPAAAAAPPPAGTSASRTPSTATPPAS; this is translated from the coding sequence ATGCGTCCTCTGCACCTCGCTCTGGCCGTGGCCGTCGCCGCGGTCTGGGGGATCAACTTCACTGTCGTCGAGGTCGGTCTCGGCCACTTCCCGCCGCTGCTCTTCTCCGCGCTGCGCTTTCTGGTGGCGGCGCTGCCCGCCGTGTTCTTCGTGGGCCGCCCGGGGGTCCCCCGGATGTCGGTCGTCTCCATCGGGCTGGTCCTGGGGGTGGCCCAGTTCGGGCTGCTCTTCACAGGGATGGACCACGGCATGGATGCCGGGCTCTCGTCCCTGGTCCTGCAGGTCCAGGCCGTCTTCACCGCACTCTTCGCGGCCGTCGCGCTGGGTGAGCGTCCGGGCCGGGCGCGGATCGCCGGTATGGCGGTCGCGCTCGCGGGTGTGGCGGTCGCGGCGGTGGACGAGGGCCTCAGCGGTCCGCTCACCGCTTTCGCGCTGGTCGTGGCGGCGGCGGCCTGCTGGGGAGCCTCCAACGTACTCACCCGCAGGGCCGCGCCGCCCGATGGCTTCAGCTTCATGATCTGGGTGTCCACCGTGCCCGTACTGCCGCTTCTCGGGCTCTCGTTGCTCTTCGAAGGGCCCAGGGCGGACGCCGAAGCCATGGCGTCGATCGACTGGGGCGGCGCCGGGATCATCGTCTATGTCGCCTGGGTGACCACGGTGTTCGGCTTCGGGGCCTGGGGATATTTGCTGCGCCACCATCCCGCGTCGTCGGTGGCCCCCTTCAGCCTCCTCGTCCCGGTGTTCGGGATGTCGTCGGCCGCCCTGGTACTCCACGAGAGCATCACACCGCTGCGCTGGTGCGCGGCTGTGCTGCTGGTGGGCGGGGTCGCCCTCACCTCGCTGCCGGGCTCCCGGTCAGCTTCCCGAGGAACTCCCGCCCGTCAGCCAGCAGCGGCGGCAGCTCCGCCGCCTGCGGGTACCAGCGCTTCTCGTACTCCCAGCACAGCCACCCCTCCGGCGAGTTGA